In Limisphaera ngatamarikiensis, the following proteins share a genomic window:
- a CDS encoding LptA/OstA family protein, whose translation MLEDFVWPEYYPPPNEKQLRFRLQAAKAEPAEGAWVQVREVVLERYAADGRVELHVQTPRCDFHTATQEARSDGPLEVRLQSDRLVLEGQGFLWRQSNAWLVVSNRVRTMLRGGWLAEQVGPLGTNAQPLRLPGVGEGEVRIEADRFLFEGSTGRVEFLGKVRATETQAALACDELQFVLSGGPTGRVNRVEARGGVSLERAGLKATAEQAVLDPALERVELTGNVQWERAGASGRADLLQWDLRRETLQARGRTVLHWTRAAGGMVPGLQNALAAGNGPVQLTVTSDSSELSPRLARFEGNVDVIETPAVGPPARLMCSRLVVRTDANGALESVDSTGGVIFERENLRVSGSSCLYQARLNRVEVAGPAHWEADGRSGAGDRLWMEPDRQRFGVEGNAELVWPRPPGDMLLGVAGAPPGGATVLHESAGTDADPAAGEPLWTRVRCGSYVWSADQLEFTGGVEVEDPQMEMSCARLRVRPPAEGEGEPDLMADGGVIVRLAGPAAARITATAQRAEYEAAAARLRLTGQPVIERGDGSRFVAEVVEYHRRTGVISTVGTYRARVERGDNPGTNAPPTLPWPR comes from the coding sequence GTGCTGGAGGATTTTGTCTGGCCGGAATATTATCCGCCCCCGAACGAAAAACAGCTCCGGTTCCGCCTCCAGGCTGCAAAGGCCGAACCGGCGGAGGGTGCCTGGGTGCAGGTCCGCGAAGTGGTGCTCGAACGATACGCCGCGGACGGTCGCGTGGAGCTGCACGTGCAGACGCCGCGCTGCGACTTTCACACCGCCACCCAGGAGGCACGGTCGGATGGTCCCCTCGAAGTACGACTCCAGTCCGACCGGTTGGTTCTTGAAGGCCAGGGCTTCCTGTGGCGGCAGAGCAACGCCTGGTTGGTCGTATCCAATCGCGTGCGTACTATGTTGCGTGGCGGTTGGTTGGCCGAACAGGTCGGGCCTTTGGGCACCAACGCACAACCGTTGCGCCTGCCGGGCGTGGGCGAGGGCGAGGTGCGCATTGAGGCAGACCGGTTCCTGTTCGAGGGATCCACCGGAAGGGTCGAATTCCTCGGCAAGGTGCGCGCCACCGAGACCCAGGCCGCCCTGGCATGCGATGAACTGCAATTTGTGCTTTCGGGCGGGCCGACCGGACGGGTGAACAGGGTGGAAGCGCGGGGCGGCGTCAGCCTGGAACGAGCCGGTCTGAAGGCCACGGCGGAACAGGCCGTGTTGGATCCGGCCCTCGAACGGGTGGAGTTGACCGGTAACGTCCAGTGGGAGCGGGCCGGGGCGTCCGGCCGGGCCGACCTTCTCCAATGGGACCTCCGGAGAGAAACCCTTCAGGCGCGCGGCCGTACGGTCTTGCACTGGACACGTGCAGCCGGGGGCATGGTGCCCGGACTTCAGAACGCACTGGCGGCCGGAAACGGCCCCGTCCAACTGACCGTCACCTCCGATTCCAGCGAGCTCAGCCCGCGATTGGCCCGGTTCGAGGGAAACGTGGACGTGATCGAAACGCCCGCGGTGGGGCCGCCCGCACGACTGATGTGCTCCCGACTCGTGGTTCGGACCGACGCGAACGGCGCGCTGGAATCGGTGGACTCGACCGGCGGTGTCATTTTCGAAAGGGAAAATCTGCGCGTGTCCGGCAGTTCCTGCCTCTACCAGGCGCGGTTGAATCGCGTCGAAGTTGCCGGCCCCGCTCATTGGGAGGCGGACGGGCGCTCAGGTGCGGGCGATCGTCTGTGGATGGAGCCCGACCGCCAACGATTCGGTGTGGAGGGTAACGCGGAACTGGTGTGGCCACGGCCACCGGGCGACATGTTGTTGGGTGTGGCCGGAGCGCCCCCGGGCGGTGCGACCGTACTCCATGAATCCGCCGGAACCGACGCCGACCCCGCCGCCGGTGAACCACTCTGGACCCGGGTCCGGTGTGGATCCTACGTCTGGTCGGCCGACCAACTGGAATTCACCGGGGGCGTGGAAGTGGAGGATCCCCAGATGGAAATGAGTTGTGCCCGGTTGCGCGTACGGCCACCGGCTGAAGGTGAGGGCGAGCCGGATCTCATGGCCGACGGCGGCGTGATCGTCCGCCTGGCCGGTCCGGCCGCGGCCCGGATCACCGCCACGGCCCAGCGTGCCGAATATGAGGCGGCCGCGGCCAGGCTCCGGTTGACAGGTCAGCCGGTGATTGAGCGCGGCGATGGCAGTCGCTTCGTCGCAGAGGTTGTGGAGTATCACCGGCGTACCGGGGTCATTTCGACCGTGGGAACCTACCGGGCACGCGTGGAGCGCGGCGACAACCCCGGCACCAACGCCCCGCCGACTCTCCCGTGGCCCCGGTAA